A section of the Eublepharis macularius isolate TG4126 chromosome 1, MPM_Emac_v1.0, whole genome shotgun sequence genome encodes:
- the TOMM20 gene encoding mitochondrial import receptor subunit TOM20 homolog: MMVGRTSAIAAGLCGALFIGYCIYFDRKRRSDPNFKNRLRERRKKQKLAKERAGLSKLPDLKDAEAIQKFFLEEIQLGEELLAQGEYEKGVDHLTNAIAVCAQPQQLLQVLQQTLPPPVFQMLLTKLPTISQRIVSAQCLAEDDVE; the protein is encoded by the exons ATGATGGTGGGCAGGACAAGCGCCATCGCCGCGGGCCTTTGCGGGGCCCTCTTCATCGGCTACTGCATCTATTTTGACCGCAAGAGGAGGAGCGATCCTAATTTCAAGAACCGGCTGCGGGAAC GAAGGAAGAAACAGAAGCTTGCCAAAGAAAGAGCAGGACTTTCAAAG TTACCagatctaaaagatgctgaaGCAATTCAGAAGTTCTTCCTTGAAGAGATACAACTTGGAGAGGAATTACTAGCTCAAG GAGAATATGAAAAAGGGGTTGACCACTTGACAAATGCCATTGCTGTGTGTGCACAACCACAACAGTTATTACAAGTTCTACAGCAGACtcttccaccacctgttttccagATGCTTCTTACTAAGCTCCCAACAATTAGCCAG AGAATTGTAAGTGCACAATGCTTGGCTGAAGATGATGTGGAATGA